A stretch of Macadamia integrifolia cultivar HAES 741 chromosome 7, SCU_Mint_v3, whole genome shotgun sequence DNA encodes these proteins:
- the LOC122084834 gene encoding uncharacterized protein LOC122084834 encodes MMFSVTRGGGLGVKIDIQKAYDIVDWDFIFHVLRKFGFSKRWILWVHQMLVFAKISVLLNGGPIGYFGVERGLRQGGAISLMLFILAEEVLCRGLNKLVEDKKLKPIKGPHGVITPAHSLFADDIFIFANASIRYVRHLNIFLNRYQEFSGQCINLVKSKLFVGSASPQRKRAIAEELGIPLCTFPTRYLGVEIFKGRVKKDVVMPIMDRVKDRLAEWKGKMLSLAGRVELVRSVIISMPTHSIAVYWWPSSLISTLERWMRNFIWSGEIDTMKKIVVNRDQCCKPREEGG; translated from the coding sequence ATGATGTTCTCTGTGACCAGAGGGGGTGGCTTGGGGGTGAAGATCGATATTCAGAAGGCCTATGATATAGTTGATTGGGACTTTATTTTCCATGTGCTGAGGAAGTTTGGGTTTTCAAAGAGATGGATATTATGGGTGCATCAGATGCTAGTCTTTGCGAAGATTTCAGTTCTTCTCAATGGTGGTCCGATTGGGTACTTTGGAGTGGAGAggggtttgagacaaggggGCGCTATTTCCCTTATGTTGTTTATATTGGCTGAAGAGGTTCTCTGTAGAGGGTTGAACAAGCTAGTGGAAGATAAGAAGCTAAAGCCGATCAAGGGTCCTCATGGGGTGATCACGCCAGCCCATAGTCTATTTGCGGATGACATCTTTATATTTGCTAATGCATCTATCAGGTATGTCAGACatctaaatatttttcttaacaGGTACCAGGAATTCTCTGGTCAGTGTATCAACTTGGTGAAGAGTAAATTGTTTGTGGGTTCGGCCTCTCCCCAGAGAAAGAGGGCTATTGCTGAGGAATTGGGAATTCCCCTTTGTACCTTCCCTACAAGGTACTTGGGGGTGGAGATCTTCAAAGGTAGAGTTAAAAAAGATGTTGTGATGCCCATTATGGACAGAGTGAAGGACCGGTTGGCAGAGTGGAAGGGTAAGATGTTATCATTGGCTGGTAGAGTGGAATTGGTGAGATCGGTGATTATTAGTATGCCAACCCATAGTATTGCtgtgtattggtggccttcGTCGTTAATTTCAACCCTGGAGAGGTGGATGCGTAACTTCATTTGGTCGGGAGAGATTGACACTATGAAAAAAATTGTGGTAAATAGGGATCAATGCTGTAAACCTAGGGAGGAAGGGGGTTAG